The DNA window AAGGTTTACAAAGAGGCGGACGATACGACTTCCCACATCTCCACGCTGTCGACCGGAACCCTGGTCAACCGCAAAGCCCGCTACGGCAACTGGATGCTGGTGGACTGGCCCAGTGGGGTAGGAGAGCTTTCGCCGGGCTGGATCGTCAGCAAACAACTCGACGACAAGATCTTGAAGATCGACCTCGAGAAGGTGAAGAACCAGGACGCGGGCGTCGTGATGGTCGCGGATGCCGCCGCCGTCGCCGTCCCGGATGCGGCCGCTGTGGCCGTCCCGGACGCGGCCGCCGTGGTCGTCCCCGACGCCGCAGCGCCGCCGGTGGCGGACGCCGGCAAGGGCGGTCGCCTCAAGCTGCCGATCAAAGAGATCCTCAAGGCCACCAAACCCTGAGCCCGGCTCCTCGGGAGCCACGATCGCCGCGGACGTCGCTGACGCGCCGCGGCGATTCGCCATTTCGCCGCACGCATCGTGCATACCCCACTCGACCCGCGACTCGCGCGGTCGTATGAGTGGCGGGCATGACCGACTCGATGCGCGCCCTGGTCTACGACCGCGTGAAGGATCCCTGGGACCAGAGCCGGGGCCTCCGCATGGCGGAGGTGCCGAAGGCCACGCTCGACGAGAAGGACGACTACAACGACCGCTCGCGGGTGCTGATCAAACCGCGCTTCGTGGGGTTTTGCGGGAGCGACCGCGGGATCTGGTTCCGACGTGCCTTCAAGGAGATGATCGTCGGCTCGCTCGACAAAGAAGCGGGCGCCGCGCACGCGGCCCGCGACCGCCGGGTCATCGGCCACGAGCTGTTCGGTGAGATCATCGCTGTGGGCAGCGACGCGGCCCGCACCCACGGCCTCGCCGTCGGTGACATGGTGGCGGCAGAGAGCCACATCTTCTGCGGGGTCTGTTACCAGTGCCGGACCGGCGACGCCCACGTGTGTGCCGACGACCTGATCATCGGCATCAGCTACGACGGCGCCTTCGCCGACTACGTCAAGCTGCCAGCGCGCGTGATCTGGCGCACCGACATGAAGAAGATGCGGCCCGAGGTGGCGGCGATCCAGGAGCCGTTCGGCAACGCCGTTCACGCCTGTACCAAGGTGAACTTGCGCGGCAAGCGCGTGGCCATCGTCGGGTGCGGCACGATTGGGCTGTTCGCGGTGGTGATCGCCCGAGCCCTCGGAGCGTCGAAAATCATCGGCATCGAGCCGGTGAAACACCACGCGGACATGGCGAGCAAACTCGGCGCGGATGTCGTGCTCTCACCCGGCAACATGGGCCCGAACGACTACGCCCACGACAAACAGCTGGTGGCCGAGGTGCGACGCCTGACCGACGGTGTTGGCGCCGACGTCGTGCTCGAGATGAGCGGCCTGAACTCCAGCGTCAACAACGCCATTCACTCCGTGCGACGCGGCGGGGACGTGATCCTGTTCGGACTCAAGAGCGGCGACGCGGTGATCGAGAGCTTCGACCGCGTGATCGTGGACGGCATCGCCATGCACAGCGTGATTGGCCGGCGCATCTGGGAGACCTGGCACATCACCCGCCACCTGCTCGAGTCGCGGGATCCAAACATCCACGATCTCGTGTACGACGTCATCCTGAACAAGGGCGACGGGCCCATCGTCGATTTCGACAAGTTCGACAAGGACACGTTCGAGGAGCGCATCACCGCCTTCCCCAAGGTCGTGCTCCGCTTCTGAAGCCCTCG is part of the Myxococcales bacterium genome and encodes:
- a CDS encoding zinc-binding dehydrogenase, yielding MTDSMRALVYDRVKDPWDQSRGLRMAEVPKATLDEKDDYNDRSRVLIKPRFVGFCGSDRGIWFRRAFKEMIVGSLDKEAGAAHAARDRRVIGHELFGEIIAVGSDAARTHGLAVGDMVAAESHIFCGVCYQCRTGDAHVCADDLIIGISYDGAFADYVKLPARVIWRTDMKKMRPEVAAIQEPFGNAVHACTKVNLRGKRVAIVGCGTIGLFAVVIARALGASKIIGIEPVKHHADMASKLGADVVLSPGNMGPNDYAHDKQLVAEVRRLTDGVGADVVLEMSGLNSSVNNAIHSVRRGGDVILFGLKSGDAVIESFDRVIVDGIAMHSVIGRRIWETWHITRHLLESRDPNIHDLVYDVILNKGDGPIVDFDKFDKDTFEERITAFPKVVLRF